A genomic region of Candidatus Marimicrobium litorale contains the following coding sequences:
- a CDS encoding acyl-CoA carboxylase subunit beta, which yields MDSDVRPELQALRERLTSTLDEARNEARERRHARGNRTARENVNDLVDEGSFQEYGQLAVAAQRSRREYVDLQTDTAADGIITGTCTINAKLVGHRQARAVAVVNDYAVLAGSQGYFHHRKLDRICELAREQSLPVIMYSEGGGGRPGDTDVMTQIAGLNLTSFSTWAALSGRVPRIAVSNGYCFAGNAALFGSADFCIATRNSWIGMAGPAMIEGGGLGTYKPTEIGPVAEQEKIGVVDIVAEDEAHATRLAQQLLSYFQGPIADWDVSPQNVLRDVIPQERRWGYPVRKIIETVADTGSFLELQRIYGRGIITGFIRLEGQPVALIASDCQQLGGAVDSEAAEKTARFLQICNAFSLPLLSLVDTPGFMVGPASEQQGAVRRMSSLFLAGSKLDSPLVAIFLRKGYGLGAMAMTGGSFVAPVYAASWPTGEFGGMGLEGAVRLGFRKELEAEEDPDARDALFDQLVAKMYEVGKAAEAASFLELDAVIDPADTRAAVLRALAAADAIR from the coding sequence ATGGATTCCGATGTCAGGCCCGAATTGCAGGCACTCCGTGAGCGATTGACAAGCACACTGGATGAAGCGCGCAATGAAGCGCGGGAACGTCGGCATGCGAGAGGCAACCGCACCGCGCGTGAAAACGTCAATGACCTTGTTGATGAGGGCTCTTTTCAGGAATACGGACAGCTGGCGGTTGCAGCACAACGCAGTCGGCGGGAGTATGTCGACCTGCAGACCGATACCGCAGCCGACGGCATTATCACCGGTACCTGCACGATCAACGCTAAACTTGTCGGTCACAGGCAAGCCCGCGCGGTGGCAGTGGTAAACGATTACGCTGTATTGGCTGGCTCCCAGGGGTATTTTCACCACCGCAAACTCGACCGCATCTGTGAGCTCGCCAGGGAGCAGTCCCTGCCCGTGATTATGTACTCAGAGGGCGGTGGTGGGCGTCCTGGCGATACCGATGTTATGACCCAGATCGCGGGACTCAACCTGACGTCGTTTAGTACTTGGGCTGCCCTCAGTGGCAGAGTCCCGAGGATTGCCGTCAGCAATGGGTACTGTTTCGCCGGCAATGCCGCGTTGTTTGGAAGCGCCGACTTCTGCATCGCCACGCGTAACTCCTGGATCGGTATGGCGGGTCCGGCCATGATCGAGGGTGGCGGCCTTGGTACCTATAAGCCGACTGAAATAGGCCCGGTTGCGGAGCAGGAAAAAATCGGTGTGGTCGATATCGTAGCGGAAGACGAGGCCCACGCTACACGACTTGCGCAACAGTTATTGTCGTATTTTCAGGGTCCCATAGCTGACTGGGATGTGTCGCCGCAGAACGTATTAAGGGATGTGATACCCCAAGAACGGCGCTGGGGCTACCCGGTGCGCAAGATTATCGAAACGGTGGCCGACACAGGATCTTTTCTTGAGCTGCAGCGTATTTATGGCCGCGGAATTATAACGGGCTTTATTCGTCTTGAGGGTCAGCCTGTCGCCCTTATCGCTAGCGACTGCCAGCAGTTGGGAGGAGCGGTCGATTCCGAAGCGGCGGAAAAGACCGCGCGTTTTCTGCAGATCTGCAATGCGTTTTCGCTACCGTTATTGTCTCTGGTCGATACGCCTGGTTTTATGGTCGGGCCGGCCAGTGAACAGCAGGGTGCGGTGCGCCGCATGTCCAGTTTATTTTTGGCCGGTTCGAAGCTGGACTCGCCTCTTGTCGCGATTTTCTTGCGTAAGGGCTATGGACTGGGAGCGATGGCGATGACGGGCGGCAGTTTTGTTGCTCCCGTTTATGCGGCCTCGTGGCCCACAGGTGAATTTGGAGGTATGGGCCTCGAAGGAGCGGTTCGGCTTGGTTTTCGTAAAGAGCTGGAGGCCGAAGAGGACCCGGATGCCCGCGATGCGTTGTTTGATCAATTGGTGGCAAAAATGTACGAGGTCGGCAAGGCGGCCGAGGCTGCCTCTTTTCTTGAGCTGGATGCAGTCATTGATCCCGCTGACACACGGGCGGCAGTGCTGCGGGCACTCGCGGCGGCGGATGCAATCCGCTGA
- a CDS encoding DUF389 domain-containing protein, translated as MYLIHDTGLLAEQITELSALGRVAFLPWAERDTPPPGARVLMCLGDEMLRELSVLSIERQWQVGVLPHPEATQAMAAMGVKGSLQQVFTHYLDAPVISAEALTCNDELVFSSVVIGRVRALRPYDINRPPTFWSVLRGALKGLGALQLAPYTLTTGKNREIHMAALGMVVVGQSRSTLLGRAFTEELAASDSRLALLALAPRSILGYLLLILRVVLPGKIRLTQLPASLSLIQTGSLRIDAPRGTEYLLDGKPVHTSELHFSVLPERLQLLPGPAMALDRDTSSAPVEKETVRLNHIPVDAAAGPLLDRSLPLFNHASEEEYRELFVSLRDNAKATPSYQVLIVLSVMLALAGLYANSAPVIIGAMILAPLMSPIVSLAMGLARSDLGLIRSAGRTLLVGIALGLACGVLMAWVTPLEIPTSEMKARMSPTLLDLMIAVVSGVACAYANAKEEIAKSLAGVAIAVALVPPLSVAGIGVGWADWHMAGGAGLLLVTNLVGIALAASVTFLVLGFAPFKRARAGMGISLLLLLLISVPLTLSFNHLVAREDILEHVPLGEIQLEGMVVEVKHVDVALGQPARVSLVLSALQPIDIDDVDELKAIISRQLGRPIQLEVQSNLRR; from the coding sequence GTGTACCTGATTCACGATACAGGCCTTTTGGCGGAGCAGATTACGGAATTGTCTGCACTCGGTCGTGTTGCATTTTTGCCCTGGGCTGAGCGCGATACGCCGCCGCCCGGAGCCAGAGTGCTGATGTGCCTGGGCGACGAAATGTTGCGGGAGCTGTCTGTATTGTCGATAGAGAGGCAGTGGCAAGTCGGCGTGCTGCCTCATCCGGAGGCAACTCAGGCCATGGCGGCAATGGGCGTAAAAGGCAGTTTGCAGCAGGTATTCACACACTATCTCGACGCCCCGGTGATCAGTGCAGAAGCATTAACGTGCAACGATGAACTGGTATTTTCCTCTGTTGTCATCGGCCGGGTTCGTGCGTTGCGCCCCTACGATATTAATCGGCCGCCAACATTCTGGTCGGTGCTACGCGGAGCACTGAAGGGGTTGGGTGCCCTGCAGTTGGCACCCTATACCTTGACGACAGGCAAAAATCGAGAGATTCATATGGCCGCTCTGGGCATGGTGGTGGTGGGACAAAGTCGCAGCACTTTGCTCGGTCGCGCCTTTACCGAAGAGCTTGCGGCGTCCGACAGCCGACTTGCGCTGCTAGCGCTGGCACCCCGCAGTATCCTCGGTTACCTGCTGCTCATATTACGCGTAGTGCTGCCTGGCAAAATTCGTTTGACGCAATTGCCTGCTTCCTTGAGCCTCATACAGACTGGCAGTTTGCGCATCGATGCGCCGCGGGGCACCGAGTACCTGCTTGATGGGAAGCCAGTCCATACCTCAGAGTTACACTTCAGCGTACTGCCCGAGCGATTACAGTTGCTCCCCGGCCCTGCTATGGCGCTCGACCGGGACACATCGTCGGCTCCTGTAGAGAAGGAAACTGTGCGGCTTAACCATATTCCGGTCGACGCCGCTGCAGGCCCGCTCCTCGACCGCAGTCTGCCGCTTTTCAATCACGCTTCAGAAGAGGAGTATCGCGAGCTTTTTGTTTCCTTGCGCGATAATGCGAAGGCGACACCGTCTTATCAGGTGCTCATTGTATTGAGCGTGATGTTGGCATTGGCTGGCCTGTATGCCAATTCTGCCCCGGTGATTATCGGCGCCATGATTCTGGCCCCCCTGATGTCGCCGATAGTGTCTCTGGCCATGGGATTGGCGCGCTCAGATCTTGGGCTGATACGGTCGGCAGGGCGCACGCTGCTGGTAGGAATCGCTCTTGGTCTGGCCTGTGGTGTACTGATGGCATGGGTCACACCGTTGGAGATTCCCACGAGCGAGATGAAAGCGCGCATGTCACCGACCTTGCTCGACCTGATGATTGCCGTAGTGTCTGGAGTAGCCTGCGCCTATGCCAATGCGAAAGAGGAGATTGCTAAAAGCCTCGCTGGCGTAGCCATCGCGGTCGCGCTGGTCCCACCATTAAGTGTGGCAGGGATCGGCGTCGGCTGGGCGGATTGGCATATGGCAGGTGGCGCAGGGCTTTTGTTGGTCACCAACCTTGTGGGTATCGCTCTTGCTGCCAGCGTCACGTTTCTCGTTTTGGGTTTCGCACCCTTTAAGCGCGCCCGGGCAGGCATGGGTATTTCACTGCTTTTATTACTGCTTATCAGTGTGCCTCTCACGCTATCGTTCAATCACCTGGTGGCGCGTGAAGATATTCTCGAGCACGTGCCCCTCGGTGAGATACAGCTGGAGGGTATGGTTGTAGAGGTGAAGCACGTGGACGTTGCGCTCGGCCAGCCAGCCAGGGTTAGCCTAGTGCTGAGTGCGCTGCAGCCCATTGATATTGATGACGTCGATGAACTCAAAGCCATCATCAGCCGACAATTGGGGCGACCGATTCAGCTGGAAGTGCAATCCAATCTACGCCGCTGA
- a CDS encoding B12-binding domain-containing radical SAM protein → MARVAIIKLFTGLNLAPAQLSGELIRAGHESRVYYFRDYEDHTLEDSVNYEVADFSGLLFSVDGREVIWNCYTPFTDFEFDLLFKALEDFRPDAIGFSLYSGIIDESALVTEKIRERFNVPIIWGGPAPTLEPESCIPHADLICINEGEEVIVELANRIDSGDSWLDIEGTWARDNNGEIHKNPNRSNLPLNDIAIPDWRTENYVHIGKERAVRGRFPRNLGKEYPIMTQRGCPFSCSFCIESRYQEMFGKKDSLRRRDIDVVIEELRWAKENLDIETILFYDDVFTVNPRWLDDFLPRYKEEIGMPFWCYTYPTTHNLRMMKQLKDAGCVSITMGVQSGSERILKEYYNRPTKMARVIEAGKEIVEAGLTGFFDLITINEFDREEDLRQTFDFLIEFPKELKCVAFGEMITFPTYSFTMMSDENKASKKEPNAIASSDEQPSRETYDYYHKLYRLTRTPMPLDQLRQIGNDIRFRNDHSLLDPYLNPEKIARFTGLSA, encoded by the coding sequence ATGGCACGTGTTGCAATAATTAAGCTATTTACTGGTCTCAATCTCGCGCCGGCTCAATTGTCGGGAGAGTTGATCCGAGCGGGACATGAGTCCAGGGTCTACTATTTCAGGGACTATGAAGACCATACTCTTGAGGATTCGGTTAATTACGAAGTGGCAGATTTTTCCGGCCTGTTGTTTTCTGTAGATGGTAGGGAAGTCATCTGGAATTGCTATACCCCCTTCACCGATTTCGAGTTCGATTTACTGTTTAAGGCGCTTGAAGATTTCAGGCCCGATGCCATAGGTTTCAGTCTGTATTCAGGCATCATTGATGAAAGCGCCCTTGTAACCGAGAAAATACGAGAGCGTTTCAATGTACCAATTATCTGGGGTGGTCCTGCGCCGACACTTGAGCCAGAGAGCTGCATTCCGCATGCGGATCTGATCTGTATCAACGAGGGTGAGGAGGTGATTGTCGAGCTGGCTAACCGCATCGATTCGGGAGATAGCTGGCTAGACATCGAGGGCACCTGGGCGCGGGATAACAACGGAGAGATACACAAGAACCCTAATCGATCCAACCTGCCTCTGAACGACATCGCGATACCCGACTGGAGGACGGAAAACTATGTGCATATAGGCAAGGAGCGTGCTGTTCGCGGTCGGTTCCCGCGCAATCTGGGAAAGGAATATCCCATCATGACACAGCGCGGATGTCCATTTTCGTGCTCTTTTTGTATTGAAAGTCGTTACCAGGAAATGTTTGGCAAAAAGGATTCTCTGCGCCGTCGCGATATCGATGTAGTAATCGAAGAATTGCGCTGGGCCAAAGAAAATCTCGATATCGAGACCATCCTGTTTTACGACGATGTTTTCACAGTTAACCCTCGATGGCTGGATGATTTCCTGCCTCGCTATAAGGAAGAGATCGGGATGCCATTTTGGTGCTATACCTACCCGACGACACATAACTTGAGGATGATGAAGCAGCTCAAGGACGCGGGTTGTGTCTCCATCACCATGGGCGTGCAGTCGGGTAGTGAGCGGATTCTCAAAGAGTACTATAACCGACCGACCAAGATGGCTCGTGTAATCGAGGCGGGCAAAGAGATTGTCGAGGCGGGTCTGACAGGCTTTTTTGACCTCATCACGATCAACGAGTTTGACCGTGAGGAAGACTTGCGGCAAACCTTCGATTTTCTTATCGAATTTCCGAAGGAACTCAAGTGCGTGGCGTTTGGCGAGATGATTACGTTTCCGACTTACAGCTTTACGATGATGAGCGACGAGAACAAAGCGTCCAAGAAAGAGCCCAACGCGATCGCGAGTTCTGATGAACAACCCTCCCGTGAGACCTATGATTATTATCACAAGCTGTACCGTTTGACACGAACGCCGATGCCATTGGATCAGTTGCGACAAATTGGCAACGATATTCGCTTTCGTAATGACCACAGCTTACTCGACCCTTATCTCAATCCGGAAAAGATTGCGCGTTTCACCGGTCTGTCTGCCTGA
- a CDS encoding MBL fold metallo-hydrolase codes for MNNLDYENLGFGITCIDAHYVKPGQACFYLLEEGEEYAVIETGTSHSVARLTTLLDARGIRPEQVRYIIPTHVHLDHAGGAGLMMSLFPCATLLVHPRGVRHMADPARLIDASRSVYGDELFEQLYGEIRAVDEARIRAVADGETVHLGERLLLFRHTRGHAEHHACIWDATSCGWFSGDMFGVSYPWCRFGERNFLLPSTTPSQFDPVAFATSLDVLDSYNPRFIFLTHFGRLDYAPETAALLRRQVKDYCEMARDCGDNGERLQSKLGEYSLALLRDIGDGESAVCWAEALAFDLQLNAQGLLAWLRSDRMA; via the coding sequence ATGAATAATCTCGACTATGAAAACCTCGGCTTCGGTATTACCTGTATTGATGCGCATTACGTCAAACCGGGACAAGCCTGTTTCTATCTGCTGGAAGAGGGTGAGGAGTACGCTGTCATTGAGACAGGTACCAGTCACAGTGTAGCCAGGCTAACCACCCTGCTCGATGCGCGCGGCATTCGTCCCGAGCAGGTGCGCTATATCATTCCGACCCATGTGCATTTGGACCACGCCGGGGGGGCGGGACTAATGATGTCACTGTTTCCCTGCGCGACTTTGTTGGTTCATCCGCGGGGTGTTCGTCATATGGCAGACCCCGCGCGTCTAATAGACGCGTCGAGGTCCGTATATGGCGATGAATTGTTCGAGCAGCTTTACGGTGAAATTCGAGCAGTTGATGAAGCGCGTATACGTGCGGTGGCGGATGGAGAAACTGTTCATCTGGGTGAGCGCCTCCTCCTTTTCCGGCATACGCGAGGGCACGCGGAACACCACGCCTGTATCTGGGATGCCACCAGCTGTGGTTGGTTCAGTGGCGATATGTTCGGGGTCTCTTACCCCTGGTGTCGTTTCGGCGAGCGAAATTTTTTGCTGCCGTCGACCACTCCCAGCCAGTTTGATCCAGTTGCTTTCGCCACTTCCCTGGATGTGCTCGACAGTTATAACCCCCGTTTTATATTTCTCACTCATTTCGGTAGGCTGGACTACGCCCCGGAGACGGCGGCCCTGCTGCGCCGGCAGGTGAAGGATTACTGCGAAATGGCCCGGGATTGCGGCGACAACGGAGAGCGGTTGCAGTCGAAACTGGGCGAATATTCACTGGCCCTCTTGCGGGATATCGGTGACGGAGAGAGCGCAGTTTGTTGGGCGGAGGCGTTGGCTTTTGATCTGCAACTGAACGCTCAGGGCTTGCTGGCCTGGTTACGATCGGACCGGATGGCCTAA
- a CDS encoding SDR family oxidoreductase — translation MKNLFDISGKVAVVTGGSRGIGAMIARGFVENGVKTYITARKEAELRETEAALSVLGDCTALPSDLSSIAGVAGFADAIRAQEEKVHILVNNAGATWGASIDEFPESGWDKTMDLNVKSLFFLTQHLLPALRAAGTDEDPARVINIGSINGITHPRMNNYAYSASKAAVHQLTRHLGADLAPQHINVNAIAPGFFPSKMTAHLLDHEAELGAAFPRGRLGDAEDAAGTAIYLCSRASAWLTGQTIALDGGAVAFAG, via the coding sequence GTGAAAAACTTGTTTGATATAAGTGGCAAAGTCGCGGTCGTGACCGGTGGTTCCCGCGGTATCGGTGCGATGATAGCGCGTGGCTTCGTAGAAAATGGCGTGAAAACGTATATCACTGCTCGTAAGGAAGCTGAGCTGCGTGAGACCGAAGCTGCATTGTCAGTGTTGGGCGACTGCACGGCGTTGCCCTCGGATTTGTCCAGCATTGCGGGCGTTGCTGGCTTCGCGGATGCAATTCGCGCGCAGGAAGAAAAAGTTCACATTCTAGTGAACAATGCAGGCGCGACCTGGGGTGCAAGTATTGATGAATTTCCTGAGAGTGGTTGGGATAAAACAATGGATTTGAATGTGAAGTCATTGTTCTTTCTTACACAGCATTTGTTGCCGGCCTTAAGAGCGGCTGGAACGGATGAAGACCCTGCCCGTGTTATCAATATTGGATCGATCAATGGCATTACTCACCCCCGCATGAACAACTACGCCTATTCGGCAAGCAAGGCGGCCGTTCACCAGTTGACCCGCCACCTCGGAGCTGATTTGGCGCCACAGCACATCAATGTTAACGCGATAGCGCCCGGCTTTTTTCCCAGTAAAATGACAGCGCACCTGCTGGATCATGAAGCCGAGCTGGGCGCGGCATTTCCGCGTGGCCGTCTGGGTGATGCGGAGGATGCGGCTGGCACGGCCATCTATCTCTGTTCCCGTGCCTCTGCCTGGTTGACTGGGCAGACCATTGCGTTGGATGGTGGCGCGGTGGCGTTTGCGGGCTAG
- a CDS encoding enoyl-CoA hydratase yields the protein MSDTELLIEREEGYAVLTLNRPEARNALSPQLLTQLCEAFRLLQDDRDVHAVVLTGAGKAFCAGLDLKAMAEGGGLGAYAIHGEHDIMAAMDAFDRPIIIGVNGVAATGGFELALMGDILLASEEARFADTHCRVGLAPGWGLSQKLARIIGPSRAREAHFTGNFISAAQAEAWGLVSRAVPSDTLRDECCRIARDIVDCVPETVKVYKTMVNKGLSMDLAAGLAMERNVMTYVNRSVSGESIGARRSGVQERGKSQQS from the coding sequence ATGTCAGATACAGAACTACTTATTGAGCGTGAGGAAGGTTATGCGGTTCTCACCTTGAATCGGCCGGAGGCACGTAATGCGCTGTCGCCGCAATTACTGACACAACTCTGTGAGGCGTTTCGACTACTTCAGGACGATCGTGATGTACATGCGGTTGTGCTGACAGGCGCCGGGAAGGCCTTCTGTGCTGGACTTGACCTCAAGGCGATGGCAGAGGGTGGCGGTCTTGGTGCCTATGCCATTCATGGTGAGCACGACATTATGGCGGCCATGGACGCATTTGATCGTCCTATCATCATTGGTGTTAACGGAGTTGCCGCCACGGGTGGCTTCGAGTTGGCTTTGATGGGCGATATCCTGCTGGCCTCCGAGGAGGCGCGTTTTGCTGATACGCATTGTCGCGTTGGTCTCGCGCCCGGATGGGGGCTATCACAGAAACTCGCACGGATTATTGGGCCGAGCAGGGCCCGAGAAGCGCACTTCACCGGCAACTTCATCTCCGCCGCTCAGGCGGAAGCCTGGGGTCTTGTCAGCCGCGCTGTGCCGAGTGATACGTTGCGTGATGAATGCTGCCGCATTGCCAGAGATATAGTGGATTGTGTGCCCGAGACGGTGAAGGTTTACAAGACGATGGTCAATAAAGGGCTGTCGATGGACCTCGCCGCAGGTCTTGCTATGGAACGCAATGTCATGACCTATGTGAACCGCAGTGTATCTGGTGAATCGATCGGAGCGCGTCGCTCTGGCGTGCAGGAACGCGGCAAGTCGCAGCAATCCTGA
- a CDS encoding OmpA family protein, giving the protein MLRNVLVRPIAGVALGALAACSSVSYTPVASQSNAIDLSGYVQRADTFVVLLDASGSMNNDDSGRPRIYDAQDWTASFNNTVPPLKFESAIITFGKGATGTCIGYGVASQLYGPAAYDKADFASALGSIECAASTTPIVDALSLNTDLLAPGEAAGAVNDPGQVAVIIVSDFNWDDPDAVADSLTLLRKEHPGKLCLHTVKIGSDTEHDAMISALTDADSCDSAIAADDAASGDALTNYVANTLLSKVEYETHSVSASTLFDFDKAILKESGRQELAKLDQLIKSKGLSVKDIDLVGYTDSMGSEAYNQKLSERRAQAVYQYLVSRGINGSIIDVMGRGELDPVASNETEEGRALNRRVDIHVGTLR; this is encoded by the coding sequence ATGTTGAGGAATGTGTTGGTGCGGCCAATCGCGGGAGTTGCGCTCGGCGCGCTCGCAGCGTGCAGTAGTGTGTCCTATACACCCGTTGCATCCCAGTCGAATGCGATCGACCTCTCGGGTTATGTGCAGAGGGCCGACACCTTTGTTGTTTTGCTGGATGCATCGGGGTCGATGAACAATGACGATTCTGGTCGTCCGCGGATCTACGACGCGCAAGACTGGACAGCGAGTTTCAACAATACGGTTCCGCCATTGAAATTTGAATCCGCTATTATCACCTTTGGTAAGGGCGCGACGGGCACCTGTATTGGTTATGGCGTAGCTTCCCAGTTGTACGGGCCTGCGGCTTACGACAAAGCCGACTTCGCCAGCGCGCTGGGTTCCATCGAGTGCGCTGCCAGCACAACACCCATCGTCGATGCATTGTCATTGAATACCGATTTGCTGGCGCCCGGAGAGGCGGCAGGTGCAGTCAATGATCCTGGCCAGGTGGCGGTTATTATTGTCAGCGACTTTAACTGGGATGACCCTGATGCAGTGGCTGATAGTTTGACTCTTTTACGTAAAGAGCACCCCGGTAAGCTCTGTTTGCATACAGTGAAGATCGGTAGTGATACAGAACATGACGCTATGATAAGTGCTCTCACCGATGCCGACAGTTGTGACAGTGCGATAGCGGCGGACGACGCGGCCTCGGGCGATGCGCTAACCAACTACGTGGCAAATACATTGTTGTCGAAAGTCGAGTATGAGACACATTCAGTGTCTGCTTCTACCCTGTTTGATTTCGATAAAGCCATTCTTAAAGAGTCAGGTAGGCAGGAGCTCGCGAAGTTGGATCAGCTTATAAAGAGCAAGGGCCTGTCTGTTAAGGATATTGATCTTGTAGGCTATACGGACAGTATGGGCTCCGAGGCGTATAACCAGAAGCTGTCTGAGAGACGTGCCCAAGCCGTTTATCAATACCTCGTCAGCCGGGGCATTAATGGCAGCATTATCGATGTGATGGGCAGGGGAGAGCTTGACCCCGTTGCATCCAATGAGACAGAAGAAGGCCGTGCGCTTAACCGGCGGGTTGACATTCATGTGGGCACTCTACGCTAG